Proteins from a genomic interval of Sphingobacterium sp. SYP-B4668:
- the rplD gene encoding 50S ribosomal protein L4, whose translation MEVKVLNLSGKETGAKVQLPESVFGLEPNDHAIYLDVKQYLANQRQGTHKSKQRNEIAGSTRKLHKQKGTGGARAGSIKSPLFNGGGRVFGPQPRDYSFKLNKKLKQLARKSALSYKAIENNIVVLDAVNFDTIKTKNYVSFVAALNVADEKTLLVLPAYDNNVYLSSRNLKKAKVVSADQLNTYDVLNATKLLLTTDSVKTLEEAFAK comes from the coding sequence ATGGAAGTTAAAGTTTTAAATTTATCAGGTAAAGAAACAGGTGCCAAGGTGCAACTTCCTGAGTCGGTATTTGGGTTAGAGCCTAACGATCATGCGATTTATTTAGATGTTAAACAGTATTTGGCTAACCAACGTCAAGGTACTCACAAATCTAAACAACGTAATGAGATCGCTGGTTCGACTCGTAAATTACACAAACAAAAAGGTACAGGTGGTGCCCGTGCGGGTAGCATCAAATCTCCATTGTTTAATGGTGGTGGTCGTGTATTCGGTCCTCAACCTCGTGACTACAGTTTCAAATTGAACAAGAAATTGAAACAATTAGCACGTAAATCTGCATTAAGTTACAAAGCAATTGAGAACAACATTGTGGTGTTGGACGCAGTTAATTTTGATACTATCAAAACTAAAAACTACGTGAGCTTTGTTGCAGCTTTAAATGTTGCAGATGAGAAAACTTTGTTGGTATTGCCAGCATATGACAATAATGTTTATTTATCAAGCAGAAACTTGAAGAAAGCAAAAGTAGTATCAGCAGATCAGTTGAATACATATGATGTATTGAATGCTACTAAATTGTTATTGACAACAGATTCTGTTAAAACTTTGGAGGAGGCATTCGCTAAGTAA
- the rpsS gene encoding 30S ribosomal protein S19 gives MARSIKKGPYIDHNLERKVLSMNETNKKSVIKTWSRRSMISPDFVGHTFAVHNGNKFIPVYVTENMVGHKLGEFAPTRTFRGHAEKKK, from the coding sequence ATGGCTCGTTCAATTAAAAAAGGTCCTTATATCGATCACAACTTAGAAAGAAAAGTTCTTTCTATGAATGAAACTAACAAAAAGTCAGTTATCAAAACTTGGTCTCGTAGATCAATGATTTCACCAGATTTTGTAGGCCATACCTTCGCGGTGCACAACGGGAATAAATTTATCCCTGTATATGTAACGGAAAACATGGTAGGTCACAAGTTGGGTGAATTTGCACCTACGCGTACATTTAGAGGCCACGCAGAAAAGAAAAAATAA
- the rplB gene encoding 50S ribosomal protein L2 codes for MAVKRFKPVTPGTRFRIGADYSDITTNVPEKTLVVRSNKRSGGRNKSGKMTMRYIGGGHKKVYRLIDFKRDKKDIPATVATIEYDPNRSARIALLHYADGEKRYIIAPAGLTVGQTVVAGDSVAPEIGNTLPLANIPLGSIIHNIELNPGQGGSIARSAGTYAQLSARDGKYAIIKLPSSEVRMILLTCVATIGSVSNHDRQIEVLGKAGRKRWLGRRPRVRGVAMNPVDHPMGGGEGRTSGGQPRSRTGVLAKGFKTRDKKKTSNRYIIERRKK; via the coding sequence ATGGCAGTTAAAAGATTCAAACCGGTTACCCCTGGTACGCGTTTCAGAATAGGCGCTGACTATTCTGATATAACTACAAACGTTCCTGAAAAGACGTTAGTTGTAAGAAGCAACAAAAGATCAGGTGGTCGTAATAAATCCGGTAAAATGACTATGCGTTATATCGGTGGGGGACACAAGAAAGTGTACCGATTAATAGATTTCAAACGCGATAAAAAAGATATCCCTGCAACAGTAGCCACTATCGAGTACGATCCAAATCGTTCTGCTCGTATTGCATTATTACATTATGCAGATGGTGAGAAACGTTACATCATTGCTCCAGCTGGATTAACAGTTGGTCAAACAGTGGTAGCAGGCGATTCAGTAGCCCCAGAAATAGGTAATACTTTACCATTAGCAAACATCCCATTGGGTTCTATCATTCACAATATTGAATTGAATCCAGGTCAAGGCGGTTCTATCGCACGTAGTGCGGGTACATACGCTCAATTGTCTGCTCGTGACGGTAAGTATGCCATCATCAAGTTGCCTTCAAGCGAGGTTCGTATGATCTTATTGACTTGCGTAGCTACGATAGGTTCAGTATCTAATCACGATAGACAAATCGAGGTTCTAGGTAAAGCTGGTCGTAAACGTTGGTTGGGACGTCGTCCAAGAGTTCGTGGTGTGGCTATGAACCCAGTCGATCACCCTATGGGTGGTGGTGAGGGTCGTACCTCAGGAGGTCAGCCTCGTTCACGTACTGGTGTTTTAGCTAAAGGCTTCAAAACACGTGACAAGAAGAAAACATCGAATCGTTACATCATTGAGAGAAGGAAAAAATAA
- the rplW gene encoding 50S ribosomal protein L23 yields MEIIKKPILTEKASILTEKFNRYAFKVDHRANKIQIKSAVEAMFGVTVVAVNTSVVAGKAKSRYTKAGFVSGRSPKYKKAIVTVKDGETIDFYSTI; encoded by the coding sequence ATGGAAATTATAAAAAAACCTATCTTAACAGAGAAAGCTTCAATCTTAACGGAGAAATTTAACCGTTATGCTTTCAAAGTGGATCACAGAGCAAACAAAATCCAAATTAAATCGGCTGTAGAAGCAATGTTCGGCGTAACTGTCGTAGCAGTAAATACTTCGGTAGTTGCTGGAAAAGCGAAGAGCCGTTACACAAAAGCAGGTTTTGTTTCAGGCAGAAGCCCTAAGTATAAAAAGGCCATCGTTACAGTTAAAGATGGTGAAACTATTGACTTTTACAGTACTATATAA
- a CDS encoding glycoside hydrolase family 88 protein yields MNFKRMSAVTALVMVAQYFLLSAEAQPKSAQFKLSASFVERNLTDAAQQIKFLESNIQESDIPTTYKNGKYVNWGSSWWCSGFYPGTAFYLYEATQDKSLLDIGTSKLKYLEKEKNNKGTHDLGFMLYCSFGNALRLTGDSAAYKDVLVTGAESLSTRFNEQTKTIRSWDGGKNWDGEPWTYPVIIDNMMNLEFLSQVSKMTHNPKYLKIAITHANTTLKNHFRKDYSSYHVVDYDKQTGNVLAKKTAQGAFDESAWARGQAWALYGYTMMYRETRDKKYLKQARGIADFYLRHRNLPSDLIPYWDLDQNNLPTGSKYEKDKNFRDVSTAAIVASALLELSVYTKGKESQQYISNSEKMIESLSKSPYKASYKENGGYILMHSVGSIPHNTEIDVPLTYADYYYVEALVRYQRLLRGESVIKE; encoded by the coding sequence ATGAATTTTAAAAGAATGTCTGCTGTTACAGCGTTAGTCATGGTTGCTCAATATTTCCTGTTGTCTGCCGAGGCGCAGCCAAAAAGTGCCCAATTCAAATTGTCAGCATCTTTTGTAGAACGCAATTTGACGGATGCTGCTCAGCAAATAAAATTTTTGGAATCTAACATTCAAGAGTCAGATATCCCGACGACCTACAAAAATGGTAAATATGTGAACTGGGGATCGAGTTGGTGGTGCTCGGGATTCTACCCAGGAACAGCATTTTATCTTTACGAAGCAACGCAGGATAAATCGCTGCTGGACATCGGAACATCCAAACTGAAATATTTGGAGAAGGAAAAGAATAATAAAGGAACACATGATCTTGGCTTCATGTTGTATTGTAGCTTTGGAAATGCACTTCGTCTGACGGGAGATTCTGCGGCCTATAAGGATGTATTGGTTACAGGGGCCGAATCGCTATCTACTCGTTTTAATGAACAAACCAAGACTATTCGTTCTTGGGATGGTGGAAAGAATTGGGATGGAGAACCATGGACGTATCCGGTTATCATTGACAATATGATGAATTTGGAGTTTCTATCACAGGTGTCGAAAATGACGCATAATCCTAAATATCTGAAAATAGCAATTACACATGCGAATACGACGTTGAAAAATCATTTTAGGAAAGACTACAGCTCTTACCATGTCGTGGACTATGATAAGCAGACGGGGAACGTGTTGGCAAAAAAGACTGCACAGGGTGCATTCGATGAATCTGCTTGGGCGCGTGGACAGGCTTGGGCCCTGTATGGTTATACGATGATGTATCGCGAAACGCGGGATAAGAAGTATTTAAAGCAGGCGAGAGGCATTGCTGATTTTTACTTGAGACATAGGAACCTGCCTAGCGATTTGATTCCATATTGGGATTTAGACCAAAATAACCTGCCTACAGGAAGTAAGTACGAGAAGGATAAAAATTTTCGAGATGTGTCAACAGCGGCCATCGTGGCTTCTGCGTTATTAGAGCTGAGCGTTTATACGAAGGGAAAAGAAAGTCAGCAATACATATCTAATTCGGAAAAGATGATTGAAAGTCTGTCAAAGTCTCCTTATAAGGCTTCTTACAAAGAGAATGGTGGATATATTTTAATGCATAGTGTAGGCTCTATTCCACATAATACAGAAATAGATGTACCCCTAACTTATGCAGACTATTACTATGTGGAGGCCTTGGTTCGTTACCAAAGGTTGCTGAGAGGTGAATCTGTAATCAAGGAGTAG
- the rplN gene encoding 50S ribosomal protein L14, translating to MVQQESRLNVADNSGAKEVLVIRVLGGTRKRYASIGDKVVVTVKSAIPSGNVKKGSISKAVVVRTKKEIRRKDGSYIRFDDNAAVLLNNNDEPRGTRIFGPVARELREKQFMKIVSLAPEVL from the coding sequence ATGGTACAACAGGAATCAAGACTAAATGTTGCTGACAATAGCGGAGCTAAAGAAGTTTTAGTAATCCGGGTATTGGGTGGCACGCGTAAGCGTTATGCATCGATCGGTGATAAGGTTGTTGTTACCGTGAAAAGCGCTATACCTTCTGGAAACGTAAAGAAGGGATCAATTTCTAAAGCAGTTGTAGTAAGAACGAAAAAAGAAATTCGTCGTAAAGATGGTTCTTATATTCGTTTTGATGACAATGCAGCAGTATTGTTGAATAATAATGATGAGCCACGTGGAACACGTATCTTTGGCCCAGTTGCCAGAGAATTGCGTGAGAAGCAGTTCATGAAAATTGTATCACTAGCACCGGAGGTTTTATAA
- the rplC gene encoding 50S ribosomal protein L3 translates to MSGIIGKKVGMTSLYNAEGKNIPCTVIEAGPCVVTQIRTEDKDGYAAVQLGFGEAKEKNTTSSLKGHFAKANTTPKRKLVEFKTFPDEKQLGDVVDVTIFEEGEFVDVVGTSKGKGFQGVMKRHGFGGVGGATHGQHNRLRAPGSLGASSWPSRVFKGMRMAGRTGGDRVKVQNLQVLKVYAEQNLIVVSGSIPGAKGSFVIVDK, encoded by the coding sequence ATGTCAGGAATTATTGGTAAAAAAGTAGGAATGACCAGCCTGTACAATGCAGAAGGAAAGAATATTCCTTGTACAGTGATTGAGGCTGGACCGTGCGTGGTAACGCAGATACGTACGGAAGACAAAGATGGTTATGCTGCAGTTCAACTTGGCTTCGGTGAAGCAAAAGAGAAGAACACAACATCATCTTTAAAAGGGCATTTTGCAAAAGCAAACACAACGCCTAAGCGTAAGTTGGTAGAATTTAAAACTTTCCCAGACGAAAAACAACTTGGTGATGTAGTTGACGTTACTATTTTTGAAGAAGGCGAATTCGTAGATGTCGTCGGTACTTCAAAAGGTAAAGGTTTCCAAGGTGTTATGAAGCGTCACGGATTTGGTGGTGTAGGAGGTGCGACTCACGGTCAGCACAATAGACTACGTGCTCCAGGTTCATTAGGTGCTTCATCATGGCCTTCTCGCGTATTCAAAGGTATGCGCATGGCTGGTCGTACAGGTGGTGATCGTGTAAAGGTTCAAAACTTACAAGTGTTGAAAGTTTATGCTGAACAAAACCTAATCGTTGTTAGTGGTTCCATTCCAGGAGCTAAGGGTTCTTTTGTAATCGTAGACAAATAG
- the rplX gene encoding 50S ribosomal protein L24 has product MAQKTKTTHKIKIKKGDLVKVIAGNSKGVQGKVIQVLVDANRALVEGANIVKKHTKPSAANPNGGIIEKEAGIHISNLALIDPKTGTPTRVGRKVNEDGKIVRVAKKSGEEIK; this is encoded by the coding sequence ATGGCACAGAAAACAAAAACAACTCACAAAATCAAGATTAAAAAAGGTGATTTAGTGAAAGTTATCGCTGGTAACTCTAAAGGTGTTCAAGGAAAGGTAATACAAGTATTAGTGGACGCCAACAGAGCATTAGTAGAAGGCGCTAACATCGTTAAAAAACACACTAAACCAAGTGCGGCTAATCCTAATGGTGGCATCATTGAAAAAGAGGCAGGTATTCATATCTCTAATTTGGCTTTGATCGATCCTAAAACTGGAACTCCTACTCGTGTAGGCCGTAAGGTTAATGAAGATGGAAAAATTGTTCGTGTAGCAAAAAAATCAGGGGAGGAAATTAAATAA
- the rplV gene encoding 50S ribosomal protein L22 gives MEATKKLKKSVLIKQRKEQEKAQIGGASTAKLLNCPTSPRKMRLVVDLIRGEKVENALYILKHSSKEAAARVEKLLLSAIKNWEAHNEGQSVEEGALFVKEVSVGGGRQLKRLRPAPQGRGYRIRKRSNHVTLVVDSLNNVNN, from the coding sequence ATGGAAGCAACAAAAAAACTTAAAAAGTCTGTTTTAATTAAGCAGCGCAAAGAGCAGGAAAAAGCTCAGATAGGAGGAGCTTCTACTGCCAAATTATTAAACTGCCCTACTTCCCCACGCAAAATGCGTTTAGTAGTGGATTTAATCCGTGGTGAAAAAGTAGAAAATGCTTTATATATTCTTAAACATTCTAGCAAAGAAGCAGCAGCTCGTGTAGAAAAATTATTACTATCGGCTATCAAAAATTGGGAGGCTCACAATGAAGGCCAATCAGTTGAAGAAGGTGCACTATTTGTTAAAGAAGTGTCTGTAGGTGGAGGTCGTCAATTGAAAAGATTGAGACCAGCTCCTCAAGGCCGTGGTTACAGAATTCGTAAACGCTCTAACCATGTAACTTTGGTAGTAGATAGTTTAAATAACGTAAACAACTAA
- the rpsC gene encoding 30S ribosomal protein S3: protein MGQKANPIGSRLGIIKGWDSNWFGGNNYSDKLVEDEKIRKYLSVRIAKGGVAKVVIERTLKRITVTVHTARPGIVIGKGGQEVDKIKEELKKLTKKDVQINIFEIKRPELDAKLVAEGVAKQLEARISFRRAMKTAIASTMRMGAEGIKVMCSGRLGGAEMARTEQYKEGRTPLHTLRADIDYALAEALTTYGKIGVKVWICKGEVYGKRDLSPNIGQTSNVKTRGGNEGGGERRDRDNRKGGNRGGNNHNRGGNNSRGGNNNRGGANRG from the coding sequence ATGGGACAAAAAGCAAATCCAATAGGTAGCAGATTAGGGATCATCAAAGGATGGGATTCTAATTGGTTCGGAGGCAACAACTATTCCGATAAATTGGTTGAAGACGAAAAGATCAGAAAATATCTTTCTGTTCGTATAGCAAAAGGTGGAGTAGCAAAAGTTGTTATCGAAAGAACTTTGAAACGCATCACTGTAACTGTTCATACAGCTCGCCCAGGTATCGTTATCGGTAAAGGCGGTCAGGAAGTTGACAAGATCAAAGAAGAGTTGAAAAAACTGACTAAAAAGGATGTTCAAATCAATATTTTCGAGATCAAACGTCCTGAGTTGGATGCCAAATTAGTAGCTGAAGGTGTAGCTAAGCAATTAGAGGCACGTATTTCATTCCGTCGTGCAATGAAAACAGCTATCGCATCTACAATGCGTATGGGTGCAGAAGGTATCAAAGTAATGTGTTCTGGTCGTCTTGGTGGTGCTGAAATGGCACGTACTGAGCAGTACAAAGAAGGAAGAACTCCTTTGCACACATTGCGTGCTGATATCGACTATGCATTAGCAGAAGCATTGACTACTTACGGTAAGATTGGTGTTAAGGTGTGGATCTGTAAAGGTGAGGTTTACGGTAAACGTGACTTGTCTCCTAACATTGGTCAAACATCTAACGTAAAAACCCGTGGTGGAAACGAAGGCGGAGGTGAGCGTCGTGACCGTGATAACCGTAAAGGCGGAAATCGTGGTGGAAACAATCACAACCGTGGTGGAAACAATAGCCGTGGCGGAAACAACAACCGTGGTGGTGCAAATAGAGGTTAA
- a CDS encoding DUF2264 domain-containing protein, with product MERRILLKLLATIGLGVVSSPFSVDAKVVDQSRGIEKGNDRAYWVSVLDKMAAPILDNISEQQLRKRMPMLVSPTFDSRDPGVGYLEAFGRLLSGMAPWLALPDDETVEGKLRQKRKKQALLGIQYGVTPTSPDYFTWNKSSQPLVDAAYLVQSFMRAPKALWDPLPVEVKANVTRELIDLRRIKPNESNWLLFAAMVESFLYKIGVDCVREKIDYAIQKFDKDWYVGDGWYSDGNSFSFDHYNGYVIHAMLVDVLRENLSADAKYRELYDRAYKRMQRYGHHLERMISPEGYFLVVGRSSTYRTAAFQPLAQLIWDEKLPEGLTYGQLRAALTAVKRHVYVEQTFDKSGWLTMGLVGDEQANLADYYTNAGSMYITSTSFLPLGLPADHLFWTTAAEKWTSQKAWSGERFAKDYYVNY from the coding sequence ATGGAAAGAAGAATATTATTGAAGTTGCTGGCCACCATAGGATTGGGGGTTGTGTCTTCTCCTTTTTCAGTAGATGCGAAAGTAGTTGACCAAAGTCGAGGAATCGAAAAGGGGAATGACCGAGCATATTGGGTATCCGTGTTGGATAAAATGGCGGCTCCGATTTTGGATAACATCAGTGAACAGCAGCTCCGTAAGCGGATGCCTATGCTCGTGAGCCCAACCTTCGACTCTCGAGATCCGGGAGTGGGCTATCTAGAAGCTTTCGGTCGCTTATTGTCAGGAATGGCTCCTTGGTTGGCCTTGCCAGATGATGAGACGGTTGAAGGGAAACTGCGTCAGAAGCGAAAAAAGCAGGCACTATTAGGGATACAATATGGTGTGACACCTACGTCTCCAGATTATTTCACATGGAACAAATCTTCACAACCGTTGGTGGATGCGGCTTATTTGGTGCAAAGTTTTATGAGAGCTCCCAAAGCGCTGTGGGACCCGCTGCCTGTGGAAGTAAAGGCCAATGTGACGAGGGAACTGATAGATTTACGACGAATAAAGCCAAATGAAAGTAATTGGTTATTGTTTGCAGCTATGGTCGAAAGTTTTTTATATAAGATCGGGGTAGATTGTGTTCGGGAAAAAATAGATTATGCTATTCAGAAATTTGATAAGGATTGGTATGTAGGGGATGGTTGGTACAGTGATGGGAATTCCTTCAGTTTTGATCATTACAATGGGTATGTGATTCATGCGATGCTAGTGGATGTATTGCGGGAAAATCTGTCTGCAGATGCTAAGTATAGGGAATTGTATGATCGAGCATACAAACGTATGCAACGATATGGACATCATCTAGAACGGATGATATCGCCTGAGGGGTATTTTTTGGTTGTGGGGAGGTCTTCAACTTATCGTACTGCAGCCTTTCAACCCTTGGCGCAATTAATATGGGATGAAAAATTGCCAGAAGGTTTAACATATGGACAGTTGAGGGCAGCATTGACGGCTGTGAAGAGGCATGTATATGTGGAGCAGACTTTTGATAAAAGTGGATGGCTTACTATGGGGCTAGTGGGGGACGAGCAAGCGAATCTGGCGGATTATTATACCAATGCGGGTAGTATGTATATCACCTCGACTTCTTTTTTGCCACTTGGGCTACCTGCCGATCATCTGTTTTGGACTACTGCCGCCGAAAAATGGACTTCTCAAAAGGCTTGGTCTGGAGAACGGTTTGCGAAAGATTATTATGTCAACTATTAA
- the rplE gene encoding 50S ribosomal protein L5, translating into MTYAPRLKVKYADEIRSTLKEKFQYKSIMQVPKLEKIVISQGIGAATADKKLIDNAIAELTLISGQQAVPTKSKKDISNFKLRKGMPIGARVTLRDNNMFEFLDRLISVSLPRIRDFRGINDKGFDGRGNYNLGITEQIIFPEINIDKINKIQGMDITFVTSAGTDVEALELLKQFGLPFKNQNTNNNG; encoded by the coding sequence ATGACTTACGCACCAAGATTGAAAGTGAAATATGCGGATGAGATCCGCTCTACACTTAAAGAGAAATTTCAGTATAAGAGCATTATGCAAGTTCCTAAACTTGAGAAAATCGTTATCTCTCAAGGTATCGGTGCTGCTACTGCTGACAAGAAATTAATTGATAATGCTATTGCTGAGTTGACCCTTATCTCTGGACAACAAGCGGTGCCTACGAAATCTAAGAAAGATATTTCAAACTTTAAGTTACGTAAAGGTATGCCAATTGGCGCACGTGTTACTTTGCGTGATAACAATATGTTTGAGTTCTTGGATCGTTTGATATCCGTATCTCTTCCTCGTATCCGTGACTTCCGCGGTATCAATGATAAAGGTTTCGATGGTAGAGGTAACTATAACTTAGGTATCACAGAGCAAATTATCTTTCCTGAGATCAACATTGACAAGATCAATAAGATCCAAGGTATGGATATCACATTTGTAACTAGCGCTGGTACAGACGTTGAAGCTTTAGAATTACTTAAACAATTCGGTTTACCATTCAAAAACCAAAATACGAACAACAATGGCTAA
- the rpsQ gene encoding 30S ribosomal protein S17, producing the protein MERNLRKTRIGLVVSNKMDKSIVVTVERKVKHPIYGKFVKKTTKFKAHDEENTCGIGDTVLIMETRPLSKTKNWRLVEILERAK; encoded by the coding sequence ATGGAAAGAAATTTAAGAAAAACAAGAATCGGCTTAGTAGTTAGCAACAAGATGGACAAATCTATCGTAGTTACTGTTGAACGTAAAGTAAAACACCCTATCTATGGTAAGTTCGTCAAAAAAACTACTAAATTTAAAGCTCATGACGAAGAGAATACCTGCGGTATCGGCGATACGGTATTAATTATGGAAACTCGTCCGCTGAGTAAAACTAAGAATTGGAGATTAGTAGAAATTTTAGAAAGAGCTAAATAA
- the rplP gene encoding 50S ribosomal protein L16: MLQPKRTKFRKMQKGRMKGNASRGAELAFGSFGIKSLEPAWITSRQIEAARIAVTRFMKREGQVWIRIFPDKPVTKKPAEVRMGKGKGAPEYWVAVVRPGRMLFEAEGVPLEVAKEALRLAAQKLPVQTKFVIRRDYVEA; encoded by the coding sequence ATGTTACAGCCAAAAAGAACGAAGTTCAGAAAGATGCAGAAAGGCCGCATGAAAGGTAACGCTTCACGTGGAGCAGAGTTAGCTTTCGGTTCATTCGGTATCAAGTCACTGGAACCAGCATGGATCACAAGCCGCCAAATTGAGGCTGCTCGTATTGCCGTAACACGTTTTATGAAACGTGAAGGTCAAGTTTGGATCCGTATATTCCCTGACAAACCTGTTACGAAAAAACCTGCAGAGGTACGTATGGGTAAAGGTAAGGGAGCTCCAGAATACTGGGTAGCAGTAGTACGCCCAGGCCGTATGTTATTTGAAGCAGAAGGTGTGCCTTTGGAAGTAGCCAAAGAAGCATTACGCCTTGCGGCTCAAAAACTACCGGTTCAAACTAAGTTTGTGATACGTAGAGATTACGTTGAAGCATAA
- the rpmC gene encoding 50S ribosomal protein L29 codes for MKNSEILELSTEDLAARLVEEKAALSKLKFAHAVSAIENPNVIKAARRAIARISTELSARKAAAKKETAAEA; via the coding sequence ATGAAAAATTCAGAAATTTTAGAATTATCAACAGAGGATTTAGCAGCTCGCCTTGTCGAGGAGAAAGCTGCCCTTAGCAAATTGAAATTTGCACATGCTGTTTCTGCAATTGAGAACCCAAACGTAATCAAAGCAGCTCGCAGAGCTATTGCTCGCATCAGTACTGAATTGAGCGCTCGCAAAGCTGCAGCTAAAAAGGAAACAGCCGCTGAGGCATAA
- a CDS encoding RagB/SusD family nutrient uptake outer membrane protein, protein MKAIKLKGLYRRNLVLFGALALTTGMVSTSCMKELDNKYDETTVTDISFWKTEAHLAMGVNYLYTYLPGIGENNAANWSDDGRATGNNSISDGSRLVPSGSGDYTGNYGLIRAVNTILEKSATMAIDQGIVTKYNAEARFFRAYAYGELLKRFGGVPLILRTMDIGDELLAAPRATRTEIVNQIYEDLDFAIQNLPEASQTKATDYGRVNKNVAQALKVRMALFEGTFNKYHQLGDANKHLVIAKTLANDIISTGYFSLYKYGPDPAKSYYYLFQKDGNGYANKENMLPRLYGKDMTDRISTHNYSRNIEQGVITPTRYLVDAYLYVDGLPRDGVNRSPLYKPSIGTLTEFENRDPRLAMTVFKTGDPYINGSPYQPMFSFTQTGYKTFKYFNNTDWINQASFNEHKVIRYAEILLSYAEATYELDGSISDADLNRSLNVVRERVGMPKLSNAFVSNHGLDLLSEIRRERRVEFALEGEHRYWDIIRWKVAEQVLPLPTLGIQYFEQEYAQKPSVTLTPEGYVVAQTAATRKFDPKRDYLWPLPTVEMSLNPNLTQNPEWK, encoded by the coding sequence ATGAAAGCAATTAAATTAAAAGGTTTATATAGAAGAAATCTAGTATTGTTTGGGGCACTTGCATTGACTACGGGCATGGTATCTACCTCGTGTATGAAAGAACTGGACAATAAATATGACGAGACGACTGTGACGGATATTTCCTTTTGGAAAACGGAAGCGCATTTGGCGATGGGGGTGAATTACCTATACACCTACCTGCCAGGTATAGGTGAAAATAATGCAGCCAATTGGTCTGACGATGGGCGGGCGACAGGAAACAACAGCATCAGTGATGGTTCAAGGTTGGTGCCTAGTGGGAGTGGAGATTATACCGGGAACTATGGTCTGATTCGTGCGGTGAATACCATTTTGGAAAAATCAGCAACGATGGCCATCGATCAGGGGATTGTAACCAAGTATAATGCGGAAGCTCGCTTCTTTCGGGCATATGCTTATGGAGAACTATTGAAGCGATTTGGTGGGGTACCACTGATACTTCGTACTATGGATATCGGGGATGAGCTATTAGCTGCGCCGCGGGCTACGCGGACGGAAATAGTCAATCAGATTTATGAGGATTTGGATTTTGCGATTCAAAACTTACCGGAAGCTTCACAAACGAAGGCTACAGACTATGGTCGTGTCAACAAAAACGTAGCACAGGCTTTAAAGGTGCGTATGGCATTGTTTGAAGGGACATTTAATAAATACCATCAACTCGGAGATGCCAATAAGCACCTTGTCATTGCGAAAACATTGGCGAACGATATTATTAGTACGGGCTATTTTAGCCTATATAAGTACGGGCCGGATCCTGCAAAAAGCTATTACTACCTTTTTCAAAAGGACGGAAATGGATATGCAAATAAGGAGAATATGTTGCCAAGGTTGTACGGAAAGGATATGACGGATCGGATATCTACACATAACTACAGCCGTAATATAGAACAGGGTGTGATAACCCCAACGCGATATTTGGTAGATGCCTATCTCTATGTGGATGGGTTGCCGAGAGATGGTGTAAATAGATCGCCTTTGTATAAACCAAGTATAGGTACATTGACGGAATTTGAGAATCGGGATCCTCGCCTAGCGATGACTGTCTTTAAGACTGGAGACCCTTACATCAATGGTAGTCCTTATCAACCGATGTTCTCTTTTACGCAAACCGGTTATAAGACATTCAAGTACTTCAACAATACGGATTGGATAAATCAAGCTAGTTTTAATGAACATAAGGTAATCCGTTATGCAGAAATATTGCTGTCTTACGCGGAAGCCACCTATGAGCTTGACGGTAGTATCTCGGACGCTGATCTGAATCGTTCACTGAATGTGGTACGCGAGCGTGTGGGTATGCCAAAGCTTTCCAATGCTTTCGTGTCGAATCATGGTTTAGATTTGTTGTCTGAAATTCGTCGGGAGCGAAGAGTTGAGTTTGCGCTAGAAGGGGAGCATCGCTATTGGGATATTATCCGTTGGAAGGTAGCGGAGCAGGTGCTCCCGCTACCAACTTTAGGGATTCAATATTTTGAGCAGGAATATGCTCAAAAGCCTTCGGTCACGTTGACTCCAGAGGGATATGTGGTTGCGCAGACAGCGGCGACGCGCAAATTTGATCCTAAAAGAGATTACCTTTGGCCCTTGCCAACAGTAGAGATGAGCTTGAATCCCAATCTTACTCAAAATCCAGAATGGAAATAA